The Cellulomonas sp. P24 genome contains a region encoding:
- a CDS encoding MFS transporter gives MFRALDSGPLEAWYVDTAQADDPDVNVELNLASAGTVLGVSIAIGALISGGLIAWHPIHAMTALELPYWTALGFYGVNVVMIAVLMREDRSHLDSTGLGRALVSAREAPRVVLDGLRSLAASVVLRSLVLVEVFWSVAMIAFEIFMPVRLSELAGGEAHAGALMGPISAVAWGLFALGSTGAGLASKRIGVAWTALLARLLNGAFVVGMGVATGPIGLIAAFLLTYTLHGSGGPVHSALLHRQAAARNRTTVLSMNSMVGGAAFSVGLLALGPLAEHTSTAVGIVVAGAFSILGAALYLPAIRQEREAAGASDVEPAAI, from the coding sequence GTGTTCCGCGCGCTCGACTCGGGACCGCTGGAGGCCTGGTACGTCGACACCGCGCAGGCGGACGACCCGGACGTGAACGTCGAGCTCAACCTGGCGAGCGCCGGGACGGTGCTCGGGGTGTCGATCGCCATCGGTGCGCTGATCTCGGGCGGGTTGATCGCCTGGCACCCGATCCACGCGATGACGGCACTCGAGCTCCCGTACTGGACGGCCCTCGGCTTCTACGGCGTCAACGTCGTGATGATCGCCGTGCTCATGCGGGAGGACAGGTCTCATCTGGACTCCACGGGCCTCGGCCGGGCGCTCGTCTCGGCGCGCGAGGCGCCGCGGGTCGTGCTCGACGGGCTGCGGAGCCTCGCAGCGTCCGTCGTGCTGCGGAGCCTCGTGCTGGTCGAGGTGTTCTGGTCGGTCGCCATGATCGCGTTCGAGATCTTCATGCCGGTGCGGCTCTCGGAGCTCGCCGGCGGCGAGGCCCACGCCGGTGCCCTGATGGGCCCGATCTCCGCCGTGGCGTGGGGGCTGTTCGCGCTCGGCTCCACCGGCGCCGGCCTGGCGAGCAAGCGGATTGGGGTGGCGTGGACGGCGCTGCTCGCCAGGCTGCTCAACGGCGCGTTCGTCGTGGGCATGGGGGTGGCGACCGGACCCATCGGGCTGATCGCCGCCTTCCTGCTCACCTACACGTTGCACGGCTCCGGGGGGCCGGTGCACAGCGCTCTGCTGCACCGCCAGGCAGCGGCCCGCAACCGGACGACGGTGCTCTCGATGAACTCGATGGTCGGCGGGGCGGCGTTCTCGGTCGGTCTGCTCGCGCTGGGTCCGCTGGCCGAGCACACGAGCACCGCGGTGGGCATCGTCGTGGCCGGTGCCTTCAGCATCCTCGGTGCCGCGCTCTACCTCCCGGCGATCCGCCAGGAGCGCGAGGCCGCGGGTGCGAGCGACGTCGAGCCCGCCGCGATCTGA